The following coding sequences are from one Hippopotamus amphibius kiboko isolate mHipAmp2 chromosome 9, mHipAmp2.hap2, whole genome shotgun sequence window:
- the MISFA gene encoding mitochondrial sheath formation-associated protein isoform X2: MIVLGWMLFVGFACYMGTFPEFVPPTLKWKERWAVQERKTHLRTRTLDEDLQLISMRALAQQSDLCGERCGRDISIPQEGPRWK; encoded by the exons ATGATCGTGCTTGGCTGGATGCTTTTTGTTGGATTTGCATGTTACATGGGCACATTTCCAGAGTTCGTG CCTCCAACTCTGAAGTGGAAAGAGAGGTGGGCTGTTCAGGAGAGGAAGACACACCTGAGGACGCGGACTTTGGATGAAGACCTGCAACT AATTTCTATGAGAGCACTGGCCCAACAGTCAGACCTCTGCGGG GAACGATGTGGAAGGGATATAAGTATCCCCCAGGAGGG ACCCCGGTGGAAATAA